One part of the Rattus rattus isolate New Zealand chromosome 14, Rrattus_CSIRO_v1, whole genome shotgun sequence genome encodes these proteins:
- the LOC116884002 gene encoding thymosin beta-10-like, whose product MADKRDMGEVASFDKGKLKKTETQEKNTLPTKETVELEKRSEIS is encoded by the coding sequence ATGGCAGATAAGCGGGACATGGGGGAAGTCGCCAGCTTCGATAAGGGCAAGCTGAAGAAAACCGAAACTCAGGAGAAGAACACCCTGCCGACCAAAGAGACCGTTGAACTGGAAAAGAGGAGTGAAATCTCCTAA